The sequence GAAGCCGGTGATGGCGCCGCCCAGCACCGAGCCGATGATGGAAAAGAGAGGCAGGCAGAAGACGAGCCTGGGCATTTTTTTTAATCTGCCCCAGATATCGCCGGTAAAAGCCATCTCGGCTCCAATCAGGAATAGCATCAGATAGAGAATCCATTGCGAGGAGGAGACCGCCACACTCACGAAGGCGGCGGGCAGCAGGAAATGACCGGCGAGTATACCACCGGCTAAAACCAGAATGATCAGCAGAATCATCATGGTTCCACCATTGTTTTCTCCCGCGTTTGCCGGTGCTTTAACCACAGTGAGAGTGGCAGGGCAAACAATACGCTGCCGGCTGCGGTAAATACAGAAAAACAGGCGGCCTGCCAGCCGATCGAGCCGATGGCAGCCATCACCTCCGGGTTGCCTCCGACCTGGATCCCCATCATGAAGATCAGAAAAAACAGACCAAGAGAAATCCCGAGCTGGATGTAACGGCGAACGGATGCCCTTTTCCGAACCAGGTAGCCGGCAAGTACACCCAGGGACAAGGCCAACAATAAATAAAACACTGCGGGATACCTCCCTTTCCAAGAATTCCATCAATTAACATAGTATAGCCCGAAAGAAGAGCTTTGGCAACTCTTCCTTCCGCTAAATTTTCCAGAAGAGAACCGCTGTAAAAAGAGAGTTGCTTCTGAAACGTCGAAAAATAAAGGGGCAGGACGACCGAAAAGCGAATAAGATTAAACTTCAATCGGATATTCAGAACAATCGCGCGGAGGTCATGATGAAGCACTTACGTGAAAAAATAATACACTGGCTGACCGGGTATCTGGATAGCGAAACAATGCGCAGCAATGCTTTTTATAGTATTGTTGAAGGCA comes from Negativicutes bacterium and encodes:
- a CDS encoding lysine exporter LysO family protein, with translation MFYLLLALSLGVLAGYLVRKRASVRRYIQLGISLGLFFLIFMMGIQVGGNPEVMAAIGSIGWQAACFSVFTAAGSVLFALPLSLWLKHRQTREKTMVEP